The segment ccggaggggggggggggggggggggcgtccAGGGTGTGCCCCTCCCGCCTGagcgatggggagggggaaaggctGCCGAGGAGCGGAGGCTCCTGGATGCGTTTTCCctagaaaaaaagggggagaaaaatggAGCTGGGTgtccgggccgggggggggggcggtgtctCCTGGTTGCCGTGGGGGCCCCGGGCAGACGGTGCATGTGAAAGACCCTCcccaccaccgcccccccccctccagccgcgggcagggccgggcccgcGCCACCGCCCCCGGAGCTGTCCGTGGTGCTGGAGCCGCCGCGACTGAGCAGACAaaggccggggcgggggggagcgggcaaggccgggggggccgcgggcTTTCATGTCATGGGCGCTGccttcccccccttctccccccgctCCGTGTGTGGGATACGGAACCCCCGGGCATGGGCGAcgctgccccccaccccgtgGGAGCCGCCCTCTTGCCCCTTTGTTCGAGCCGCTGGAGTGGGGGGGAGCGCCCACCCCTCCACACCCCTCCCTGCGGgtaacacccccacccccccccccgccggtaCGCCCTCCGAAACAGGGTACCGGTGGGGTGATGCCCCCACCTTGGCTTGCTGCGGGAAAAGGGGTCTGCCAGAGGAGGCCTAGGGAGCCCAGAGGGGGGGGCCTGTTatgggcgcggggggggcggtgtCCCCTCTCCTCTTGCTTTGCTTCACTGGAGAATAAAGAGGCGGCCTGGATGGGCCTGGTGGTGATTCCCTGgacttgctgggctgtggggtgcaAGGGGGATTGGGGGGGCACCCCAAGCTCCCAGTCAtgccccctctcctccccaagagggatgggggggagggCTGGTTCTCAGAGGGGCATTTTACTCCCCGGTGTGAGTTGGGGGTCAGAATTTCACCCCCATTTGTTGTGCCCAAGGCCAGTTCTGGTCCACCCGAGTGCACCTTGTCTGTGAGCTCTCCTGGCCTCCTCTATTCCAGATGGAAATGCCTGATGCCTGTCTGCCACACTGAATTTAATCAGGATTCCACAGCCCGTGtcacctccatttttttttttaattttttttttttttttttcataaagctACCCCCCCTCACCTCCTTCTTCCCTATCTCTGCTCTGCAGGACCAGGCTCCcttccctggcagcagcaggctgtGGGAGCTGGGTTGCTAGCCCAGTTACCAGCCCTGTGCTTCTGCAGACCCCCAGGGAGAGGGGTGGAGAAGGGGAAGGCTTTGCCGTTCTCATTGCTGATTGCTACGCTTCAGGCTACAGAATTTGCCAGGGCTTCTTTAGCAGGATTCACAGCACATGCTTTGGTTGGGGTCTGCGTTCAGTGCTTCCCAGCCCCTCTGAGCCAGGCACTCGGGCTCCCCTCAGCCaggaagagctgtgctggctctgcaggtCATGGAGGGTAAGCTGGATTCTCTCTACCTTTGTGTGCATCAGCAGAGCTGCTAATTAGGCTCAATCTGGCTCATTCAGGCAAAGCTGTGCTGCCAGGAAGACAGCACAGATGTCCCTGTGACGGGGGCTGACCTGGCAGGGTGCTGTGCAAGGCTTTTCCATGGCTGCATAAACCCACCGAGACCTGtgctgctcccctcctccctgtcCCTAATGGGTGCTCTTGTGTCTGCCTTTAGATTGACATTCATGTGACCTTGTGGTGAGCTGTCTCAGCAAAAACATACGACCGACCCCAAATTTAGCCATATCCATGTCTTGTGCTGGGGAAGGTAGTAGCTCTGACTTACTCTGGCTTAAACAGGGGTAGAATTGGACCCTCAGAGCTCCTATGGGGCTGCTGGGGAAGCTCTGACTCTCCCCTATCAGTATTTTGcagagagggaaactgaggcacggtgaGTTGAAGCAGCATGTCGCAATCCAGCAGGAAGGGTCTGCAGCATCGCAGGGTAACACCCAAGCCATTGGTGCTCACTTTTTTCAGCCTGAGCTGGGGGTGTTTGTCCAGTGACTCCCTATCCCCAGTCTCCAGATCTGAACAAACTGCTAGCACTACTGGAGGTTTCCCACCCTAAGGCTCCCTTAGAGACACTCTTAGGGTCCTCCCAGccttttaaaatgcttccagCTGCAGTGAGGCCAtgtccttcccctcctcccttgtGTTTCATTGATTAAGAGTGCTAGGCCTCATTGGGGGATTTAGGAAGAGCTAATTGCAGACTGGTAATTGAAGACAGCTTGGAGTCTCTGGAAATGTCAAGGAATGAGAGACGAGCTTAGATGCTCCCGTGCATTTAAATATGCATCATTGGCTCAGCCAGAGCCTTGTTGAGGGGAGAGATGTCTGGTTTTCCCTGCCCCAGAGGATCTTGTACAGCTGCTGGGGGGAAGGGCTAGCACTAACCGTACCTTGTCTGGGAGCCTCCTGCTCTCCCTAAGGcaaagaggaggttgagggggaCACAAGTGGAGGGGAGTACTAAGTGTGGGAATCCTCAGACAGGCTTGGGAACTCAGCATTTTCCCCTCCCAAAAGCTGTGTGCTGTAACCTGTCAGacccctgtgctgctgcatgaTGCCATGGGGGTCTGggctcaggagccagctgtgtgGCAGCAGTAGGAGGATGGATAGAGCTTGTCACCAAACTTGTGATCCCTGCAGCCACCCAGTGCTCCCTGAGGAGCAGTGAGGGGCTGAGACCCTCTCAGGAGGGGCTGGGAAGCCCCCCTTGCTGCCAGCCACAGGGCCCAGCAGTGTCTGGGGTTGCAGGGATGGGGGATTCACATCGGGCTTGGAGCTCAGAGGTAGGGATCCATCACCACAGGGCCTTGGTGAAGGATCCCAGCTCTTTCCTATTTTGAAACTCCCCTGACAGCAACACATCTCCTCTCTGTGCCTTACAGTGGATGCCCCATCTGCTCCACCCCATGTAGTGGCAGGGGAGGTGGGCACAAGCTCCATGGTACAGTCTGCAGTCAGTTCGGCCCCTTCTGCCCCAGGGAGGTCACTTCTCAGGCCACAGCATCCTGCTCTTGCTCCCCAAGAGTGTGTGTGGCTGCTGGAGGCACCCTGGGCAGCAGGGTGTAGTTGCCCATGAAAAGGGGGGTTTCTGCCTGGAGCTTATGGAGCAACAGCTCAGTAGgactccccctgccctgctgctccgTCTGCAGAGCAAACTCCATGCACTGGATGTGCTGGCCATGGCACTGGGGCCCGGAGGAGCGAtgggcagctggagcagccagcCTGGCAAGCCGTGCCTCCTCCTGCTGGAAAAATGGTGGGGAAGTTGTGCTCTTGCTATTAAGAGTTGGCAGCATCCCCCAGAGTGACTCGGGGCTGCTCCGTGGGGAGGAAACTGCTCTGGATGATGCAGACTTGGTGCCCACGTGGCTGGTAAAGGACCTGCCTCAGCCGAGCTCTCTGCGCAAGCCCTTCTCCTCCGTTAGGCTGTGAGGATGATGGATGACATGTTTCCCAAGGCAGATGGAAGTGGGAggtctctcttctgcctctgtggGAGCTACTCGGACACTGGCTCCATCACAACTTCAGGCTGTTGCTGCTCTGCTGAATTGGGGATGACTTGTGGGTGCAGGTTTCTGGTCCTGTCCCTGCTCTGTGACACAGTCACAGCTGCTGGTGGGATGTCTAAGGAGGAAGACATGAACAAAGTGACCCAGTGACATGGCAGCAAATGGCAGAGAGAGCATGAGGGGTCCTAAATTGGTTGATGGAATATTTATACCCAGGGAGAACAGTGACCACAGGGTCTCAGCTGATGGGGGACACATCCAGGCTGGGGTGGGAACCTGCAAGGGGCTTTGAGCTCTGCCTGTGCCCAGGATAGCCCAGGAGCAGGCGTGAGACTGAGGGAGGTGGGACAGCAGGCAGTTTGGTCTCTGTTGTAGCTAAAACATGGCCTGTGGCATTGCCTGGCTGGTGGGTGTGGGACTGAGGAGCACAGAGTGGGGACAGCTCTGTGCCAAGAAGCTGGGGCAGGTGGAGAAGGGGAACCAGAATGCCTTGGAGCCCTGCTGTCATGGTTAATCCTGCTGTGGAGCCCAGCAGAATGGAGGGCCAGGGCTGCCTAGGCTGGGGTTACCTCCAGCCCACTGAGAGCTGAGCATGGAGGTTACCCTGTGCTGTGTCTCCTGCCTGCCTCATGGTCCTGTGTCACCCCTGAGGATGGAGATCcttggggaaagccaggcagcaCCAAGCTGTGGCTTGGGGCAGTTGTGGGGAGCCTGCCCCAGGAGTAAGTGCCTCCCAGGACTGGGTGCTGCTCCCTCATCAGAATTCCTGCATTAGAACATAATCCAGCATTAGTGCATTAATCCAGTCCTCCCTCAGCAGAGTCCGACCCAAGGTCTCCGTGTACAGCTGGGCAGGAGCGGCACCAGGACACTCTCCCCACCAGCCCTTGCTTGGGCACTGGAGAGCACGTGGCAGCAGGAGCAAGGTTTGGGGCTCCATCCAGGGCAACTCTGtgtctggggcgggggggcagtGAGCAGGGAAGAAACCCAAAGTGCACAAAGTTCCCCCCAGGTGCATCCAGGACCTGGGGAAAGGTGGCAGTACGGCTCCAGCCCTGAGCACGTTGGcaagggagaaagcagcacctTTTGGAAGCATCACAGTTGGTTCCTTGGACGGGCTTCACAAGGGGTTTCGGAGCCCGACTGGCCGCACCTGCGGGTTCCAGCTGAGCCACACTGTCACAAAATGCTTTGCAGGGAGCCAGGCCAAGGGAAGGTGGCGTCTGGAGAGAGGATGTGAGTCAGCAGCTTGGAGCAGGGCGGGGGAGTGGTGAGCCGAGGAGCCAGCACAGCCGGGatgcagagagaaggaaataggTGGGAATTGGGAGAGCTGGAGGGGGAACAGGGGTAGGCAGGGAGGCAGCCCCATGTCCCCTGGAGCAGACGTGACCTGGCTGTGCTGCAAAGGCTATTCCCAGTGTGAGAAATTAAGCAAGTGGTGACTTGGATGTGCTAAAATAGGAGAGGGGCTGCTCCATCCCCATTCTGATCCCTTGCTGTGGGGATGGAAGGCCTTGAGGGAAGTTGGAGGGGTCCCCCTGCCATCCTGGTAAGAAGCTGAGGCCAAGGCAGGGCTCAATCCTGCCTTCTTGCCAGCTAAACAAagccaaagattttttttttttttttttttttaagtagggaAAAAACCTTCTGCCTTTAATCACAAGGCAGCAGAAGCTGCCGGGCCACGTGCTCTGCTCCCTCGCTCTTCCCAGCACAGGCTGAGGCCCTTTGGGACTGTGTTCTCCCCATCTCACCCTGGGCAGGGCACCCGAGGACTGCCCACAGTTAGGTCTGGAGCCCACAAGTGCACCAGGACCAtgcaccctgctgccagccaccTAGGACAGGCTGCCCACCCAGCTGGTGCACCCCACTGCCCGGGACGGTGCTCCCCCATCAGCCCCCTGAGCTGGGCACCCCTGGTCGGTGCCAGGGACGATGCTCTGCCAGGAGCTGTGCCGGGCTTGCCCCTGCTCGCCCATTGGCAGGATTTTGCTGCAGTCTGCTCCGAGCTGGTGGTTTTGGTGACTGAAAAAAGCAGCGCTGCTGGCGGGCTGGGTCAgatggggtgctggggaggggggaggctgggTTGTGTGGGAGGTCAtgctctgtccccctcctccGGTAAGCAcaacgggggtgggggggttgccCCCAGTGGGGCCTGGGGATGGGAGTATCCCGAGTTGCCATGGTGACACTGTCTGAATCCTCAGGCAGGTGAGAACATCGCTGGTGCAGTCCTGCATGGCTGTCCCCCACCTTCCCTCCTGGCTGCTGTCCCTGGAGAGTGCAGGGCTGGTTCCCAGCTTTTGGGGTGGCACTCTGGGGCCAGAGCAGGGGGACTGTGCCAGGTGAGCTCAGAGCAGAGTGAAGCAAGCcctcagctgcagcctgttgcATTGGGAGTGTGTGGTGGTCCTCCCTCTTCCAAAAGGTAACTTCCCCATTTCCCCAGCATGTCCGCCCTCCAATCCAGCAGGGACCCGGATTGCAGTGCTGGGAATGAGGCAGGAACTGGGGTCACCTGGGCTTCCCTGGTGCAGGCACTGTCAGAGGCACCAGAGGGATAGGAGCGGGACTTGAAGTGGGGGAAGCTACTAGTGACCCATATCCCTTAATCCGTGTCCTGCTCTGCGTCATGCAGTTACCTAAGCCCCAAAGCAGGCTCCTGCGGTGGGGGCATGGCCCCCTGCCCTGGCTCTGAGAGAGCCAGCTGTGGCCAGCCCCCCCATTTTGCCCTTGCAAGGCTAAGCTTGAGCCAGGGGGTGTGTCTTCAGCCTGAGTGCTGGTTTCATGGGGGTAACTACTCCTTTCCCCCTCACTTCACCTCCTGCCGTCCTTGGAGACCAGGCTGTGCAATGCTCAGGGATCCTGGAGGGAGgaacacacccccaccccacccctgcccagTCTCTGCAGCTCCTTTCCCATACATGGGGTCCCCACTGGCAGCATCAGGCCCCCCACTGCACAGCTTGAGCCCTTCTGAGAGGAGACACTGACATCAGATCCCCCTCCCTTAAGCTGATTAGGGCAATGAGGACACATCCAACCAGATGCCACCAAGGCCATGAGAGTGACCAGACCctggagggaggcagagggggcAGCACAGAGTCCCCAGATCTGGAGGCTGCTCTGATctggggggcacagggagaggggctgggggctgacCACCCCCTCCACGTGCCGGGTAATTGCACAGCACCCCCTACACAGCCGGTCTGATCCATGACGTAAGcctggcccccagccctgtcATCCTGGACATCCGATGAGGGTGGGATGAGGAGCACAGCCCCAAGTCGggggggcaggcagaggggagcCCCTGAGCCCACGCCAGCCACCCCGGGCAGCGGTGGATCCATGGGCATGCTCCTGAAGCTGGGCAAGCAGTGGTCCCCCACTCACTGCATCGATGTCACACATGAGTCTGGTTCCATGGCTGAGGACCTCCCTGCTCCTggcacagcacagcccagcaAGGACACCTGCTGCAGGATCAGGCCATGCTGGGCCCAGTGCATCACCCCAAGCTGGTTGCACAGGGCTCTGTGGGTCATGAGGGATTTTGCTCCTGGCATCCCAAATTCCCCTGGATGATGGCAGGGTGACAGACATCCCACCAGGCCAACTGCATCTCCTCTTTGCCTCCAGCTGCCACATCCCTTGCTAGCCTGGGAATAGGGTAAGTAGCTTCGCTGGAGGGGTGTCTCAAGAAGCTCAGAGGTTTCCAGCTCTGCCCTATCTCTTGGGGGCTGTAAGAGCCAGAGGTGATGAGAAAAGGTGATGCAGCAGGGTGGCCgcatcctccccacccctgctCTGGCTCGTATGGGAGGGAATTTGCTGGGTGGTTTCCTCTCTTGCCAGCCCCCTGAAGACACGAGAAGACACAGGTCACAGCACCTCTCTGTTTTATTGAAGACCAATCCCTCCCCCCAGCCAGCGCAGAGCCCAGCATGCCCAGCTCTTCTTCATCCGCTGGGCCAAAGTCCTGCTCTGGAGGATGGAGACACCTCCTTGGACCCAGGCAAAGAGACTCAGGGCTGCCCCTCAGTGCCTGGGattcccagccctgctgtcatCCCTCCTCCTGCTCAACCTCCCAGTCAGCCTTGTCCCTGGGGATGTCCCCACCCATGGAGGGTGTCCCACCAAGCCCTGTATGTGAGGGGCTAAAGCCACAGTAAAACTGGAGCATTAAACTTGGAAGTGACCAGCAGGACATGGGCTCATGTGCAGGATGTCAGGGACTCTCCCCTTCTGTGGTGTGGTCCTTGGGCACTGGGAAGAGGGCAGAGCTGTGAggaccaggctctgctgcctctggGTTCTGTCCTTGCCCTGAGGGTTGGCAGTGCCCCCCACATCTGCCCCTGGTACCTCCAaccccagagccctgcccagggcaggagttAACCCATGAAGAGAATCTCCTCTCCAGACCAAAGCTTCTCCTGAGGTCTGGAGGAAGCCACCATCGACAGGAGGTGTAGGAGGAATGGAGGAAAGGAAGGCTTTGGAGGCAAAGGTAGGGGACCAAGGAAGAGCAAAGAGAGTCCCATTTCCTTGCCCCTCCCAGGGGGACCCTCACCCATGGACACAGTTGCCCTGGGGCCCCAGCTCCCGACTCCtctctgcagggagaggggagggcaggcacaggctgggggcAGAGCTAAAGACGTTCATGGGGTGGGCAGCATGTTGCAAAGGAAAAGGGGGGCGCAGTCCCTGCAAGGAGGAGAGcccatgtttttttcttccattcacaCCCTGCTTTAGCTATTAATGTCTGTTTCCAGGATCACGGATGCCTCCTCACCCTAAATTTAGATGGCTTCTCTCCTCCAGCCACCCACATCAGGGACCCAACCCAACTACCCTGCAAGCACCCTTTGCCCCCCATGCCACTTTCCAAATCTAGAAGGGGGCAACTGAGAGCAGGGCACGAtcccacccccccatccctccctgctgagCTTCCCAGCCCCACGCTGCCGGGGACGAGGAGCTCTGCTTGGCGTGGCCGAGCCCCTAATGGTAATGATTGTTCATGTTGTTGAGGTGGGAGGCTGCCATGGCGCTGAACGGGGCAGAGGGCTGGAGCCCGTGCCCGGGGTAGAGGGACGGGCTAGAGCCAGGCCAGTAGGAGAAGCCGGCTGGTGTCACCCCCGAGGTCATGAGGTTGAGTTTGGAGATGCCTGAGAAGGGCAGCGGGGCCAGGTTGCCCTGAAATTTGTAGAGGGTGTGATCGGGAGCGGCCGGCTGGCACACCTGCGCCAGCCCGTGGAAGTCGAACTTGTAGGCGTAGCGCTTGCCGTGGACCTTGGTCATGATGTTCTTGTCGTAGTAGTAGCGCAGTGCCCGGCTCAGCTTGTCATAATTCATGTTGGGTTTGCTCTTCCGCTCGCCCCAGCGCCGCGCCACCTCATCAGGGTCGATCAGCTTGAACTCCCCGTTCGTGCCTTCCCAGGCGATGCAGTTCAGGTTGGCCCGGTCCGAGAGCAGCTCCAGCAGGAACTGCCACAGCTGGATCTGCCCGCTGCCTGCAAGGCCAAGCCCCGCAGAAGTTAAAGTTCCCTCTCAGGACACAAGGAGTGGGGCAGGATGTGCCCCGGTGTCCTCAACCCTCTGCTATGTTGCCCCCTCCTGGACCCAGGTTTCAGATGCACCTCATTGCATCTTCGCTCTAGAGACACAGAAGATAGTAACGAGGTCTTATCTCCTTTGCAGCATCCTtatccccatcctgccccccaaGCAAGAGGAAGGGAGGATGCCTCTGCATCTCTGGACAGGAGTAGGAGTGCTCAGAGGTCAATGGAGGCTGCGGTGGGTCTGGATCCAGGGTCCCCACATCCCTCCTGCCCTCATTCACACTCCACTGAAGATGAACACTTGCTCATTTGCTTTACTGTGGGTATCTCGCCTAGTTCTTTCATCTGCAGCCCCAAGAAGGAGGTATCTTGGCAGCACTAGATTCATCCCAGCACCAGTATTCCCCACTGCCACCTCTGCTTGAAACTGGGCTGGTGTCACAGCACAGCCCTTACCCATCTCTAGGGGCACTGTGCCCTGCAAGGATGTCTCCATGATGAGCTGAAGTCAGGGTGCAACACTGCTCTGACCTGCACCCCTGGCAGGCGCAGGCCGGTATAGGGGAAGGAGAGACCAGGACAGTACCTGCTGTGGCTTTGAATCAGGTACCAATGTTCCTTACTTCCACAGGAAAACTGTCCTCTCTGAGCCACGGCCATTGCACCCACAGCTGATACTGAGGAGAACCCTTGGGGGTGCCCAGGATGCCCCTGTGCCAGACTGTGCACACACAGGAGCCTGGCACACCTGGACATGCCCATGCTGAGGCACACAGACAGGCTCCACTGAGTCTGGCCAGAGGTCACGAGAGGAGAGGGTCCCTAGACCTCAGGGTGACGAACAGCCCCACTCCTGGGACCCAGCcaccctgcagagctgccctgcaCTTACCCAGACACCCCCCACTCTCTCCCAAGCAGCATCCCCTGCACATCCCTGCTCCTGACCCTGGCCCTTGCAGCACAGGCTCTTCCCTCAGCAGAAGAAgcatctttgcatttcatcctCCTCTCTGTGCTTTTCTGCCACTATTTTGTCTAAGGGTTCTTGGATCCCATATAGAGGTTTAGCACCCATGACCGCTGCAGCAGGCAGTCCCATGGCTCAGCTGTGTTTCCCACAAAGAACCACCTTGTCCTGATTTTTTCATACCCACCTATTTCATTtggtgccccccctgccccattcTTGCTCTGGAAGAAGCAGGGAACAGCctttcctcatccatccccattCACCAAACCCCCCTCAGATGTCCCGATTCAGGCAGCCGAGCCCAGGTCTTTCCAAGGTATTGTATTTCCAAATCCCCCATCCTGGGACCGAGGTGGGGGATCTCTCCTCTCTAGAGATCTTCCCTCTTCTCTGTCCCTGTAGCCCCCACCCCGGGCTCCCGCTATCCCTCACCCACGAGGTGCCCCACCCCACGCAAGCAGGGCAGGGTGGTGTTggggggtgctgctgggtggggCAGCGAGGCTCAATCCTGCCTGCCgcagggtgctgtgctgcagcGCCCGGCAGCTCCCCGAGGGAACCTCCAGGGATCCAAAAAGGTCCTTCTCACCGCAGCACAGTGTGCAGAGTACAGCTGGGGCAGAGTCCGCAGTGCAGAGGCAAAAGGGCCCCCACCAGTCCGGCTTTGCCCCCCTCGCTCCCCTAAACCAGAGCTCCCCTTTTCCCGCTCAGAGCACTCCCTGGCCTGTCTCCTTGCCAGACAGGCAAGCTACGTGGCCCAAGCACCACAGCGCTGGCTCCCTGGCCACCTGATGACCAGTGCTGCTGTGCTCCCCAGCAGGCTCTAGGCTGCTCCCTGGCCAGCCCTTGGTCGATCCCCAGAACCCCTGGACGGCTTTCCCTGGACGGATGGGTCCGGCTCCCGGGGATCCATCATCTCCCAGCCAACCCCAGCCCCTCACCGGCAAGTCCCTCCCGGGTGCGATCGCACCTCATTCCCCCGCTCCCAAGAACGGGTCCCCCGAGCCCGGATTATCCCCCCACACCTCCCGGGCTGGCTGGCAGCTCCCTCCCCGTCGAATGTCCCCGGAGCACCTGGGGGACCGAGCTGGGACCCCgcacccgccccgccccgctgcgAGGGTCCGAAGCGGTCCGGGGCGCTGGGCAGCCCACTCCTCTCCGCTGCAACGGGACGGCGGGTCCCGGCCGTCGGGGCTCGACCGTTCTCCCCGTGGGTTTTGGCGGCGGGATGCTCCCAGCCCGAGCCGCCCACAGCAGCAGGGAGCGGGGCTCCGCCGCGGCCGTGTCCCGCGTGGGCAGTGCCCCGCACACGGACGGGAAGGGATCCCCGATGGCTGCGGGGCGGCGAGGGATGCGTGtgccccgggggggtccccgcggcgggcggggcggggggagcggggccggggaaGGGGCAGCCGTGCTCTTACCTTTCTGCACTCCGGGGCTGAGAGACCCCCACGCCTGGCTCTTCCCGTCTTTGAACAAAGTTTCCCCGACTGgatctggggggaaaaaggggcgcgggtgggggtggaggggggggctgGAGCCAGGCGGGACCGCGACCCCCCGGCGCCCACCCGCGGGcagcctccccgcagcccccggcctcTCCCCCtcgcctgccccgccgccgcggcgaaGCCAGGAAACGCGTCCAGGAAAAAGGAAATCCGATTTCCGACCGAGCCGGGGAAGCTTTTAAATAGGAATAGAAAATCCCCCGGGCTGGGgtagggaggagagagggagagagggagagaactgc is part of the Strix aluco isolate bStrAlu1 chromosome 6, bStrAlu1.hap1, whole genome shotgun sequence genome and harbors:
- the FEV gene encoding protein FEV, producing MWQLEPWLMGKNLARWLVEMGPCRFGWVLGVTQLLQLLIKMHKRSGQGWGPQDGHSLTVPEAGTVQKGTEKPGRRQSCAAMRHGAGAVPLLLNMYLPAALAAFHARTAVLPSILHPPTDPPYPSILPSTFLSFQPILPPILPLCFHSSILPPTHSSLRPYFCPRYRPSLPPTLVPSISPFFLHLTHYLPFLPPLPRLGRKSDFLFPGRVSWLRRGGGAGEGERPGAAGRLPAGGRRGVAVPPGSSPPLHPHPRPFFPPDPVGETLFKDGKSQAWGSLSPGVQKGSGQIQLWQFLLELLSDRANLNCIAWEGTNGEFKLIDPDEVARRWGERKSKPNMNYDKLSRALRYYYDKNIMTKVHGKRYAYKFDFHGLAQVCQPAAPDHTLYKFQGNLAPLPFSGISKLNLMTSGVTPAGFSYWPGSSPSLYPGHGLQPSAPFSAMAASHLNNMNNHYH